From Spiroplasma eriocheiris, the proteins below share one genomic window:
- a CDS encoding MATE family efflux transporter gives MNAFEQQEPKLSGKDKNLFFAKLKIKDAKLIWKLTFPIFLQFTPSLIASGTLIVCGNLIGQQRENELSDVIVSGLVVNFLICTCLAFIMFMIAPFLLSALSAQDANIPGTNINELQFAIQYYRFLLLRMIVMSITQVFISGLQACKHNRHVMIGAIISNIIDIIIVTLMLFVFKINILYTAFTIVIAGVFQLFYMLGFNLKYINYHNGHHFFQKINLKFIKETVFLGVPIAAEMGIWNVANLINQMAIAKLGDELLSLNRAVSTVIQYATVFTQALATVCSVLVANKIGEDDKEGAYQYGIQCWKFATYVSFVGSLIILALTYPLLKIFNMPTTLINSCGYYLFLILVFKMTCDTVNLTILRALWAANDVWFPLIVSIFSMFIWQDAFAFMIISGFKVTGTLGLILIYLGTTGDPITRSLIYARRWVKRTWYKYAKKL, from the coding sequence GTGAATGCGTTTGAACAACAAGAACCAAAATTGTCAGGGAAAGACAAAAATCTTTTTTTTGCCAAATTAAAAATTAAAGATGCCAAACTTATTTGGAAGTTAACATTTCCAATCTTTTTGCAATTTACCCCCAGTTTAATTGCCTCGGGAACCTTAATTGTTTGTGGTAATTTAATTGGCCAGCAACGGGAAAATGAATTATCAGATGTAATTGTGTCAGGCTTGGTCGTTAACTTTTTAATTTGTACTTGTTTAGCATTTATTATGTTTATGATTGCTCCGTTTTTATTATCTGCTTTAAGTGCTCAGGATGCTAATATTCCGGGTACTAACATTAATGAGCTCCAATTTGCAATTCAGTATTATCGGTTTTTATTATTAAGAATGATCGTTATGAGTATTACTCAGGTTTTCATTAGTGGTCTACAAGCTTGTAAACATAATCGTCATGTCATGATTGGTGCGATTATTTCTAATATTATTGATATTATTATTGTTACTTTAATGTTATTTGTTTTTAAAATTAATATTTTATATACAGCATTTACTATTGTGATTGCTGGAGTTTTTCAATTATTTTATATGTTAGGTTTTAACTTAAAATATATTAATTATCATAATGGTCATCATTTTTTTCAAAAGATTAATTTAAAATTTATTAAAGAAACTGTTTTTTTAGGGGTTCCGATTGCCGCAGAAATGGGGATTTGAAATGTTGCTAATTTAATTAATCAAATGGCAATTGCTAAACTGGGGGATGAATTATTAAGTCTTAACCGAGCGGTGAGCACTGTTATTCAGTATGCCACTGTTTTTACCCAGGCGTTAGCAACAGTTTGTTCTGTTTTAGTTGCTAATAAAATTGGTGAAGATGATAAAGAAGGAGCTTATCAATACGGGATTCAATGTTGAAAATTTGCCACCTATGTTTCTTTTGTTGGCAGTTTAATTATTCTGGCTTTAACTTATCCTTTATTAAAAATTTTTAATATGCCAACAACCTTAATCAATAGTTGTGGGTATTATTTATTTTTAATTCTTGTTTTTAAAATGACTTGTGACACGGTTAATTTAACAATTTTACGAGCGCTCTGAGCCGCCAATGATGTGTGATTTCCCTTAATTGTTTCAATTTTTTCAATGTTTATTTGACAAGATGCCTTTGCTTTTATGATCATTAGTGGTTTTAAAGTAACTGGTACTTTAGGATTAATATTAATCTATTTAGGAACAACTGGTGATCCAATTACCCGCTCATTAATTTATGCACGACGATGAGTGAAACGAACTTGATATAAATATGCGAAAAAATTATAG